From one Triticum urartu cultivar G1812 chromosome 3, Tu2.1, whole genome shotgun sequence genomic stretch:
- the LOC125548223 gene encoding CASP-like protein 1C1, with translation MAKARRFVVLALRIATAAAAGVAAIVMATSHKTTTVFGVQVQAKFQYTPSFVFFVAANVVACAYSLLAILVPPASPAARHVLVADAVLGMVLTGAGAAAAAISALGKNGNSHAGWQPICGLVPTFCDHVTGALACGFVAVVLHLLVVLHSIYTMNS, from the exons ATGGCGAAAGCACGGCGGTTCGTCGTCCTCGCGCTCAGGAtcgcgacggcggcggcggccggcgtcgcGGCGATTGTCATGGCGACGAGCCACAAGACGACCACCGTCTTCGGCGTACAGGTGCAGGCCAAGTTCCAATACACGCCGTCGTTCGT GTTCTTCGTGGCCGCCAATGTCGTCGCGTGCGCCTACAGCCTCCTCGCCATCCTCGTGCCGCCGGCGAGCCCCGCCGCGAGGCACGTCCTCGTGGCCGACGCG GTGCTGGGCATGGTGCTCACCGGCGCCGGCGCGGCCGCGGCCGCCATATCGGCCCTGGGGAAGAACGGGAACAGCCACGCCGGCTGGCAGCCGATCTGCGGGCTAGTACCCACTTTCTGCGACCATGTCACGGGGGCTCTCGCATGTGGCTTCGTTGCGGTCGTCCTCCACTTACTCGTCGTTCTCCATTCCATTTACACCATGAACAGCTAG
- the LOC125543421 gene encoding 40S ribosomal protein S15a-5-like, whose translation MGRRILNDALRTMVNAERRGKATAQLQPISGVMISFLNIMKHRGYIKNFEVFDPHRVGKITVELQGRIKDCKALTYRQDLRATEIEKYRTRMLPTRQWGYVVVTTPNGVLDHEEAIRQNVGGQVLGYFH comes from the exons ATGGGGCGGAGGATCCTCAACGACGCGCTGCGCACGATGGTGAACGCGGAGCGGCGGGGGAAGGCGACGGCGCAACTCCAGCCCATCTCCGGCGTCATGATCTCCTTCCTCAACATCATGAAGCACCGAG GTTACATAAAAAATTTCGAGGTCTTTGATCCACATAGGGTTGGAAAAATCACCGTGGAACTTCAGGGAAGGATTAAAGATTGCAAAGCTCTCACTTACAGGCAGGACCTCAGAGCTACGGAAATAGAAAAATACAGAACTAGGATGCTTCCAACACGGCAG TGGGGCTATGTTGTGGTGACCACCCCAAATGGCGTTTTAGATCACGAGGAAGCAATTAGGCAGAATGTGGGTGGCCAGGTGCTCGGTTACTTCCATTGA
- the LOC125543420 gene encoding uncharacterized protein LOC125543420, whose protein sequence is MQQPLQPQAPPPLSTGPAMTASAGILIQQVRFPPSPSPLPAWLAGSTPQPVYTMAGEQPAPTLQYGGPSGSTGAYAGHDGPPFHGGPPVPTDPASSSSLPRPAELYAHGGQAPTPPRFAKLDFATYNGTEDPLNWLNQCEQFFRWQRTLASDSTWLASYHLRGAAQTWYYALEQDEGSMPPWERLRELCLLRFGPPIRGSRLAELGRLPFTSTVQDFTDRFQALACHAPGVTARQRAELFVGGLPDHIRVVVELQGPQDL, encoded by the coding sequence ATGCAGCAGCCGCTGCAGCCACAGGCACCCCCGCCGCTCAGCACCGGGCCGGCGATGACCGCGTCGGCGGGCATTCTGATCCAACAGGTCCGGTTCCCACCCTCACCATCACCGCTTCCGGCCTGGTTGGCCGGGTCGACGCCGCAGCCGGTCTACACTATGGCCGGGGAACAGCCGGCGCCCACCCTGCAGTACGGCGGGCCCTCCGGCTCCACGGGTGCCTACGCGGGCCACGACGGACCGCCGTTTCACGGGGGACCCCCGGTGCCCACCGACCCGGCGTCATCCTCTTCGCTGCCCCGTCCCGCCGAGTTGTACGCCCATGGCGGTCAGGCCCCGACCCCGCCGCGCTTCGCCAAGCTCGACTTTGCCACCTACAACGGCACCGAGGACCCCCTCAACTGGCTCAACCAGTGCGAGCAGTTCTTCCGGTGGCAACGGACGCTCGCGTCGGACAGCACCTGGCTCGCCTCTTATCACCTCCGTGGCGCCGCCCAGACGTGGTACTACGCCCTCGAGCAGGATGAGGGCAGCATGCCCCCATGGGAGCGTCTTCGCGAGCTCTGCCTCCTTCGCTTCGGACCACCGATACGCGGGAGCCGGCTGGCGGAGTTGGGCCGCCTCCCCTTCACCTCTACGGTGCAGGACTTCACCGACCGCTTTCAGGCCCTGGCGTGCCATGCGCCCGGCGTGACGGCTCGCCAGCGGGCCGAACTCTTCGTCGGCGGTCTGCCAGATCATATTCGCGTGGTCGTGGAGCTGCAGGGACCCCAGGACCTCTAG